One genomic region from Deltaproteobacteria bacterium encodes:
- a CDS encoding HAD family hydrolase — translation MTKVGVRVKRPAVFLDRDGTLTEEVGYVNHISRLRVMPGVCGALFRLNRAGVAVVVVTNQAGAARGYFPVSFIDEVQAELVRQIEAGGAKLDGLYYCPHHPSSKNPALAVDCDCRKPKPGLIERACAELDLDPTASFVVGDKYTDVELGHRVGAQGILVLTGYGRGEMQWFSAGWPAPPDFVAEDLNEAVDHILRRLGRDG, via the coding sequence ATAACGAAAGTCGGAGTGCGTGTGAAACGGCCCGCGGTATTTCTGGACCGGGACGGAACGTTGACCGAGGAGGTCGGCTACGTCAATCACATCAGCCGCCTGCGCGTGATGCCCGGCGTGTGCGGGGCGCTCTTTCGCCTCAACCGCGCGGGCGTCGCGGTCGTCGTCGTGACCAACCAGGCCGGTGCGGCGCGCGGCTATTTCCCCGTATCGTTCATCGACGAGGTGCAGGCCGAACTCGTCCGCCAGATCGAGGCGGGCGGGGCGAAACTCGACGGGCTGTATTACTGCCCGCACCATCCAAGTTCGAAAAATCCCGCGCTGGCCGTGGACTGCGATTGCCGCAAGCCGAAGCCCGGCCTCATCGAGCGCGCGTGCGCCGAACTCGATCTCGATCCCACCGCGTCGTTCGTCGTCGGCGACAAATACACCGACGTCGAACTCGGGCACCGCGTGGGCGCGCAGGGAATCCTCGTGCTCACGGGCTACGGCCGGGGCGAGATGCAGTGGTTCTCCGCCGGCTGGCCCGCGCCGCCCGATTTCGTCGCCGAGGATCTGAACGAGGCGGTCGATCACATCCTGCGCCGGTTGGGTCGCGATGGATAG
- a CDS encoding nodulation protein NfeD: MKRTVRTWTFLAMMMLGTVLAVAAPSPPEPAGDAVADAPPRVLVITLKGSVNPGSADFFITSIERAENENYDAVVIELDTPGGLVESTRDIVQKFLASRVPIIVYVSPSGARAGSAGVMITMAAHVAAMAPGTNIGAAHPVAGGGQEIDETMEKKITNDTAAWIEGIAEQRGRNKEWAIKAVRDSVSVTATDALANNVVDVIAKDLAEALAAADGRDVTIGADEKRKLRLANAQVVRMDPGLKHRFIMRLADPNIAYLLMIVGILGIYAEFSHPGMIFPGVIGVVGFLLFLMSAQILPINVVGVILIVVALALFVAEIKFTSYGMLTIGGAIALALGSLFLFDVPEKVVETPEFSMRVSWWLILPATIGFSLIAAMITFVVLKFHRRGPQTGEEADRGKIARVLERIGPDGGQVKFDGVIWNAVSDESIDAGETVEVLESSGAIVRVKKIAGSN, encoded by the coding sequence ATGAAACGCACCGTCCGCACCTGGACTTTTCTTGCGATGATGATGCTCGGCACGGTGCTGGCTGTCGCCGCGCCGTCGCCGCCCGAACCGGCGGGGGATGCGGTGGCGGACGCGCCGCCCCGGGTTCTCGTCATCACGCTCAAGGGATCGGTCAATCCGGGCAGCGCGGACTTTTTCATCACGTCCATCGAGCGCGCCGAAAACGAAAACTACGACGCCGTGGTGATCGAGCTCGACACCCCGGGCGGGCTCGTCGAATCGACACGCGACATCGTGCAGAAGTTCCTCGCGTCGCGCGTGCCGATCATCGTGTACGTGTCGCCGTCGGGGGCTCGTGCGGGCAGCGCCGGCGTGATGATCACGATGGCGGCGCACGTCGCCGCGATGGCGCCGGGCACCAACATCGGCGCGGCGCATCCGGTCGCGGGCGGCGGTCAGGAAATCGACGAGACGATGGAAAAGAAGATCACCAACGACACCGCCGCTTGGATCGAGGGCATCGCCGAGCAGCGCGGGCGCAACAAGGAATGGGCGATCAAGGCCGTGCGCGACAGCGTCAGCGTCACGGCGACCGACGCGCTCGCGAACAACGTCGTGGACGTGATCGCGAAGGATCTCGCCGAGGCGCTGGCCGCCGCCGACGGGCGCGACGTGACGATCGGCGCGGACGAGAAGCGCAAGCTGCGTCTCGCGAATGCCCAAGTCGTGCGCATGGACCCCGGGCTCAAGCACCGCTTCATCATGCGTCTCGCCGATCCCAACATCGCCTATCTGCTCATGATTGTCGGCATCCTCGGCATCTACGCCGAGTTTTCGCACCCCGGCATGATCTTCCCGGGCGTCATCGGCGTCGTGGGATTTCTGCTCTTTCTCATGAGCGCGCAAATCCTGCCCATCAACGTCGTGGGCGTCATCCTCATTGTCGTTGCGCTCGCGCTGTTCGTCGCCGAGATCAAGTTCACAAGCTACGGGATGCTCACGATCGGCGGCGCGATCGCACTGGCACTGGGGTCGCTGTTCCTGTTCGACGTGCCCGAAAAGGTCGTGGAGACCCCGGAGTTTTCGATGCGCGTGTCATGGTGGCTGATATTGCCCGCGACGATCGGCTTTTCGCTCATCGCCGCGATGATCACCTTTGTCGTTCTCAAGTTCCACCGACGCGGCCCGCAGACCGGCGAAGAAGCCGACCGCGGCAAAATCGCCCGCGTGTTGGAGCGGATCGGCCCCGATGGCGGGCAGGTCAAATTCGACGGGGTCATCTGGAACGCCGTTTCCGACGAATCGATCGACGCGGGCGAAACGGTGGAAGTGCTCGAATCGAGCGGAGCCATCGTCCGCGTGAAAAAAATCGCGGGATCGAATTGA
- a CDS encoding bifunctional hydroxymethylpyrimidine kinase/phosphomethylpyrimidine kinase — translation MDRNDRLREILDAMSGATVAVMGDLVADLYLYGQTKRVSREAPVLILEHQSERLVLGGAANAIHNAHTLGARVVPIGIVGRDPAGAAVRDELRVLNVNDEWVLDVDGRATTTKQRIVGSGQNTTFQQILRIDRGDTRPVDRVTEMRLVEAVTEASRDCGVLVVSDYGYGVFTPAVIERVNHLAESGRVRVLIDSRYRLTQFRGAYAMTPNEPEAQEAGGRVIRTDNDAEEVGRALMSATGAQSIVVTRGRRGMCLVRPDEPARHIPIFGGDEIADVTGAGDTVIATIAAATAAGADLLEACVLANVAGGLVVMKAGTATVSAAEIREATLREDPWPSS, via the coding sequence ATGGATAGAAACGACCGCCTGCGCGAGATTCTCGACGCCATGTCGGGTGCGACCGTCGCCGTCATGGGCGATCTGGTCGCGGACCTGTACCTCTACGGGCAGACCAAACGCGTCAGCCGCGAAGCCCCCGTGCTCATCCTCGAACACCAAAGCGAGCGCCTCGTGCTCGGCGGCGCGGCGAACGCGATTCACAATGCGCACACGCTCGGCGCGCGCGTGGTGCCCATCGGCATCGTCGGGCGCGATCCGGCGGGCGCGGCGGTGCGCGACGAGCTGCGCGTGCTCAATGTGAACGACGAGTGGGTGCTCGATGTGGACGGGCGCGCGACGACGACCAAGCAACGCATCGTCGGCAGCGGCCAGAACACGACGTTTCAGCAGATCCTTCGCATCGACCGGGGCGACACGCGGCCCGTCGATCGCGTGACCGAGATGCGCCTTGTTGAGGCCGTCACCGAGGCCTCGCGCGACTGCGGCGTGCTCGTCGTGTCCGATTACGGGTACGGCGTCTTCACGCCCGCCGTCATCGAGCGCGTCAACCACCTCGCCGAATCCGGCCGCGTGCGCGTGCTCATCGACAGCCGCTATCGGCTCACGCAATTTCGCGGCGCGTACGCCATGACACCGAACGAACCCGAGGCGCAGGAAGCCGGCGGGCGCGTGATACGCACCGACAACGACGCCGAAGAGGTCGGCCGCGCGCTGATGTCCGCCACCGGCGCGCAGTCGATCGTCGTCACGCGCGGGCGGCGAGGCATGTGCCTCGTGCGTCCTGACGAGCCCGCCCGGCACATCCCCATCTTCGGCGGAGACGAGATCGCCGACGTCACCGGCGCGGGCGACACCGTCATCGCCACGATCGCGGCGGCCACGGCGGCCGGCGCGGATCTGCTGGAAGCGTGCGTGCTCGCCAACGTCGCGGGCGGCCTCGTCGTCATGAAGGCCGGCACCGCCACCGTGAGCGCCGCCGAGATCCGCGAGGCGACCCTGCGGGAGGACCCATGGCCGTCGTCCTGA
- the lpxK gene encoding tetraacyldisaccharide 4'-kinase, protein MSDLPAHYDRKNPSTLERLAWLPIDAIGLAYAAIMRARAAMYDAGFLRSIDPPIPAINVGNLTLGGTGKTPLTLEVARILAEMGRRPGIVSRGYRARREGEIAIISDGSRLLLDANEAGDEPVMMAHRDPRIPVVIGARRPEAVARVAALGADVAVCDDAFQHLRLRRRLDVVAIQGAAGFGNGRVFPAGPLREPMSALARAHVIAENVGDRESDHERVVRDAGFRGDFLRWSYRVVELRRLSDDAEVTIETLRGASVHAVAATARPESFAQTLESLGARVVHRTYRRDHHRWTRADLDEARRIAATGGVPYHIATEKDAVKLRGVDGIDEIPFFVLMVDVRWHDDGEERLRRRLVECLR, encoded by the coding sequence GTGTCCGATCTTCCTGCTCACTATGATCGAAAAAATCCATCGACGCTCGAGCGCCTCGCGTGGCTGCCGATCGACGCGATCGGACTCGCGTATGCCGCGATCATGCGCGCGCGCGCGGCGATGTATGACGCGGGTTTCCTTCGGTCCATCGACCCACCGATCCCGGCGATCAATGTCGGCAACCTGACCCTCGGCGGCACGGGCAAAACGCCGCTGACGCTCGAGGTCGCGCGAATCCTCGCGGAGATGGGACGTCGGCCCGGCATCGTTTCGCGGGGCTATCGCGCGAGACGCGAAGGCGAGATCGCGATCATTTCCGACGGATCGCGCTTGCTTCTCGATGCCAACGAAGCGGGCGACGAACCCGTGATGATGGCACATCGCGATCCCCGCATTCCCGTGGTCATCGGTGCGCGGCGGCCCGAGGCGGTTGCGCGGGTCGCGGCGCTCGGCGCGGATGTCGCCGTGTGCGACGACGCGTTTCAGCATCTACGCCTCCGGCGACGACTCGACGTGGTCGCGATTCAGGGCGCGGCCGGTTTCGGCAACGGTCGCGTCTTTCCCGCCGGACCCCTGCGCGAACCGATGAGCGCGCTCGCCCGGGCGCACGTGATCGCCGAAAACGTCGGCGACCGCGAGTCCGATCACGAGCGCGTCGTGCGCGATGCGGGATTTCGCGGCGACTTTTTGCGCTGGTCGTATCGCGTTGTCGAACTTCGCCGCTTGAGCGACGACGCCGAGGTCACGATCGAGACTCTTCGCGGTGCGTCTGTGCACGCCGTCGCCGCGACCGCGCGGCCCGAATCGTTCGCGCAGACGCTCGAATCGCTCGGCGCGCGCGTCGTACATCGAACGTATCGGCGCGACCACCATCGCTGGACCCGCGCGGACCTCGACGAGGCGCGGCGGATTGCCGCAACCGGCGGTGTTCCTTATCATATCGCCACGGAAAAGGACGCCGTGAAGCTGCGCGGCGTGGACGGCATCGACGAGATCCCGTTTTTCGTTCTGATGGTGGATGTGCGCTGGCATGACGACGGCGAGGAGCGTCTGCGTCGCCGTCTGGTCGAGTGCCTGCGATAA
- the queA gene encoding tRNA preQ1(34) S-adenosylmethionine ribosyltransferase-isomerase QueA has translation MKLADFDYALPDDLIAQQPVEKRDEARLLVWNRTTRSLNHARVCDLADFLAPETLLVFNETKVIPARLHGRKPSGGAVELLLLERTDARPKVFTAMGRASRGLRVGDVVEFDGGARATIRIKREDGLVEVEFDGGNAIEDVIERIGVMPLPPYIHRSREDDEAIRERDRERYQTVFAREPGAVAAPTAGLHFTPELLDAIRARGFEAAFVTLHVGAGTFAPVKVDDIDRHVMHEEAFSISEDAARSINAAKSSGRRILAIGTTVCRALESAAIDGGVKPGAGRTRLFVKPGYRFRVVDDLMTNFHLPKSTLLMLVSALVGREELLNLYRIAVEERYRFFSYGDAMLVLTDDRA, from the coding sequence ATGAAGCTCGCGGATTTCGATTACGCGCTGCCCGATGACCTGATCGCGCAGCAACCGGTGGAGAAGCGCGACGAGGCCCGGCTCCTCGTGTGGAACCGCACGACGCGGTCGCTGAATCACGCGCGTGTTTGCGATCTGGCCGATTTTCTCGCGCCGGAGACGCTGCTCGTCTTCAACGAGACAAAGGTCATTCCTGCACGTCTCCACGGACGCAAGCCGTCGGGCGGCGCGGTCGAACTGCTCCTGCTGGAACGCACGGACGCGCGGCCGAAGGTGTTCACGGCGATGGGTCGTGCGTCGAGGGGACTGCGTGTCGGAGACGTGGTCGAATTCGACGGTGGAGCGCGCGCGACGATCCGCATTAAACGCGAAGACGGGCTCGTCGAGGTGGAGTTCGACGGCGGCAACGCCATCGAGGACGTGATTGAACGGATCGGCGTGATGCCGCTGCCGCCCTACATCCATCGATCGCGCGAGGACGACGAGGCCATCCGCGAGCGCGACCGCGAGCGCTATCAAACTGTGTTCGCGCGCGAACCCGGCGCGGTGGCCGCGCCGACCGCCGGGCTGCACTTTACGCCGGAACTTCTGGATGCGATCCGCGCGCGCGGCTTCGAAGCGGCGTTCGTCACGCTACACGTCGGCGCGGGGACCTTCGCGCCCGTCAAGGTGGACGACATCGACCGGCACGTGATGCACGAGGAGGCATTCTCGATATCCGAAGACGCCGCGCGGAGCATCAACGCGGCGAAGTCCTCGGGCCGCCGCATTCTCGCCATCGGCACCACGGTCTGCCGCGCGCTCGAGTCCGCCGCGATCGATGGCGGCGTGAAACCGGGCGCGGGACGCACCCGCCTCTTCGTCAAACCCGGCTATCGCTTTCGCGTCGTCGACGATCTGATGACGAACTTCCACCTGCCGAAATCGACTTTGCTCATGCTTGTTTCCGCCCTCGTCGGCCGCGAGGAATTGCTCAATCTCTATCGTATCGCCGTCGAAGAGCGCTACCGATTTTTCAGCTACGGCGACGCGATGCTCGTTCTCACCGACGACCGCGCTTGA
- a CDS encoding uracil-DNA glycosylase — translation MADEAEHTDPFAALRTVLGDVEFALERMRARGAEASCSDAALEALRRGLTDFLTIESAAPLETIAPVAPSETTEHVGEVAPVPKSSSDLPKPERSAARMLVEIREDLGDCTRCKLHAERKNIVFGVGNPDAELMFVGEGPGADEDEQGEPFVGRAGQLLTKMIQAMGKQRSDIYIANVVKCRPPGNRAPTPDEVAACGPFLRRQIEAIGPKIICTLGNAATSALLGKNEGITKLRGTFHPFEGGVLVMPTYHPAYLLRSPDHKKDAWNDLQQVMTELGWPIPKRGAP, via the coding sequence ATGGCGGACGAAGCGGAACACACGGATCCCTTCGCCGCACTGCGCACGGTGCTGGGCGACGTCGAGTTCGCGCTCGAGCGCATGCGCGCGCGGGGGGCCGAGGCGTCGTGTTCCGATGCGGCGCTGGAAGCGCTTCGGCGTGGGCTGACGGATTTTCTGACGATCGAATCCGCAGCGCCGTTGGAAACGATCGCGCCGGTAGCGCCGTCGGAGACGACGGAGCACGTCGGGGAGGTAGCGCCCGTGCCCAAATCGAGTTCCGACCTGCCGAAACCGGAACGGTCCGCCGCGCGGATGCTCGTCGAAATCCGCGAGGACCTCGGCGATTGTACTCGGTGCAAACTGCACGCGGAGCGTAAGAACATCGTCTTCGGCGTGGGAAATCCCGATGCGGAACTCATGTTCGTCGGCGAAGGACCCGGTGCGGACGAAGACGAGCAGGGCGAGCCGTTCGTCGGTCGCGCGGGACAGCTCCTGACGAAAATGATTCAGGCGATGGGCAAGCAGCGCAGTGACATCTATATCGCCAACGTCGTGAAGTGCCGGCCGCCGGGCAACCGCGCGCCGACGCCGGACGAAGTCGCGGCGTGCGGACCGTTTCTGCGTCGGCAGATCGAGGCGATCGGACCGAAGATCATCTGCACGCTCGGCAACGCCGCCACGTCGGCGCTGCTCGGAAAAAACGAGGGGATCACGAAACTGCGCGGCACGTTTCATCCCTTCGAAGGCGGCGTTTTGGTCATGCCGACCTACCATCCCGCCTACCTGCTGCGCAGCCCCGACCATAAAAAAGATGCGTGGAACGACCTCCAGCAGGTGATGACCGAACTCGGCTGGCCGATACCGAAGCGGGGCGCACCATGA
- a CDS encoding adenylyltransferase/cytidyltransferase family protein, translated as MAVVLNRDEAVTALARERDAGRTIVFANGAFDLLHVGHVRYLHGAAAQGDVLVVALNSDESVRGLKGAGRPILPLTERLALVAAIEGVDVVTWFDEPNVSSLLLAIRPDVHAKGTDYTEDTVPEVETVRAYGGRVAITGDPKDHNTTDIIAAIRRAGAAT; from the coding sequence ATGGCCGTCGTCCTGAACCGCGACGAGGCCGTGACCGCGCTGGCTCGCGAGCGCGACGCGGGGCGCACGATCGTCTTCGCCAACGGCGCGTTCGACCTGCTGCACGTCGGGCACGTGCGTTATCTGCATGGCGCGGCGGCGCAGGGCGACGTGCTGGTCGTGGCGCTCAACTCGGACGAGTCCGTGCGCGGCCTCAAGGGCGCGGGCCGCCCGATCCTGCCGCTGACCGAACGCCTGGCGCTCGTCGCCGCGATCGAGGGCGTCGATGTCGTCACGTGGTTCGACGAGCCCAACGTCTCGTCGCTGCTGCTCGCGATCCGCCCCGACGTGCACGCCAAGGGAACGGACTACACCGAGGACACGGTGCCCGAGGTCGAAACGGTGCGCGCATACGGCGGGCGCGTGGCGATCACGGGCGACCCCAAGGACCACAACACCACGGACATCATCGCGGCCATCCGCCGCGCGGGAGCGGCGACGTGA
- the coaBC gene encoding bifunctional phosphopantothenoylcysteine decarboxylase/phosphopantothenate--cysteine ligase CoaBC, producing the protein MLGGKKILVGVTGGIAAYKAAELVRLFVKAGVETHVVMTKSATQFVAPLTFQTLSQHPVHLELFDLMEESEIGHIRLAQTADLVVIAPATANILGKAACGIADDLLSTILLATDAPILAAPAMNDRMWANAAVRENVARLRARGWNFVDPESGDLACKTVAVGRLAEPEAIFEAAAALLAPKPLEGRRVVVTAGPTVEPIDDVRVLTNRSSGKMGMALAAAARERGASVTVIHGPVSAAIPPGVEAVRVGTAAQMLDALRAAMCGADVLVMCAAVADFRPAKVGKGKVAKSDMAASIALKPNPDIVATIRKEFPKTVIVGFAAQTDALMEKGGKKLREKNLDFVVVNDVSKKDIGFDADDNAGFVLGRDGSRFDIAKTAKLEFARMIWDRVAPARGDRS; encoded by the coding sequence GTGTTGGGCGGCAAGAAGATTCTCGTCGGCGTGACCGGCGGGATCGCCGCGTACAAGGCCGCGGAACTCGTGCGCCTGTTCGTCAAGGCGGGCGTCGAGACGCACGTGGTCATGACGAAATCGGCGACGCAGTTCGTCGCGCCGCTGACGTTCCAGACGCTCTCGCAGCACCCCGTGCATTTGGAACTCTTCGACCTGATGGAAGAGTCCGAGATCGGCCACATCCGGCTCGCGCAGACGGCGGATTTGGTGGTCATCGCCCCCGCGACCGCGAATATCCTCGGCAAGGCCGCCTGCGGCATCGCCGACGATCTGCTCTCCACGATTTTGCTCGCGACCGACGCGCCGATCCTCGCCGCGCCGGCGATGAACGACCGGATGTGGGCGAACGCGGCGGTTCGGGAGAACGTGGCGCGGCTGCGCGCGCGCGGCTGGAACTTCGTCGATCCCGAGTCGGGCGATCTCGCGTGCAAGACAGTCGCGGTCGGGCGTCTGGCGGAGCCGGAAGCGATCTTCGAAGCGGCGGCGGCGCTGCTGGCGCCGAAACCCCTCGAGGGGCGGCGTGTGGTCGTCACCGCCGGGCCGACCGTCGAGCCGATCGACGACGTGCGCGTGTTGACCAATCGGTCGAGCGGCAAGATGGGCATGGCGCTCGCGGCCGCCGCCCGCGAACGCGGCGCGTCGGTCACGGTGATCCACGGCCCGGTGAGCGCGGCGATCCCGCCGGGTGTCGAAGCCGTGCGCGTCGGCACGGCGGCGCAGATGTTGGACGCTCTTCGTGCGGCGATGTGCGGCGCGGACGTGTTGGTCATGTGCGCGGCCGTGGCGGATTTCCGCCCGGCCAAGGTCGGCAAGGGCAAGGTCGCAAAGAGCGACATGGCCGCCTCCATCGCGCTCAAACCCAACCCCGACATCGTGGCGACGATTCGCAAGGAGTTTCCCAAGACCGTCATCGTAGGGTTCGCGGCGCAGACCGACGCGCTGATGGAAAAGGGCGGGAAAAAGCTGCGCGAGAAGAATCTCGACTTTGTCGTGGTGAACGACGTGTCGAAAAAGGACATCGGCTTCGACGCCGACGACAACGCGGGATTCGTGCTCGGCCGCGACGGATCGCGTTTCGACATCGCGAAGACCGCGAAGCTCGAATTCGCGAGAATGATTTGGGACCGCGTCGCGCCCGCGCGCGGCGATCGGAGCTGA
- a CDS encoding MBL fold metallo-hydrolase — protein MILKSLETGPLMVNCYIVADDTTREAAVIDPGGDAPAILVALKEDALKCVMVVNTHTHFDHIGGNAALIAALDVELITHADEAFGLARADGAAMAFGMPSPKSPEASRFVKEGDVLEIGGLRARIVELRGHSPCGIGLVFDEQKCAIVGDALFAGSVGRTDLPGGNGPQLLADIREKLLTLPDETLVCPGHGPTTTIGREKRYNPFF, from the coding sequence ATGATCCTGAAGAGTCTGGAAACCGGCCCGCTGATGGTCAATTGTTACATCGTCGCCGACGACACGACGCGCGAGGCCGCGGTGATCGACCCCGGCGGCGACGCGCCGGCGATCCTCGTTGCGCTCAAAGAGGACGCGCTCAAGTGCGTGATGGTGGTGAATACGCACACCCATTTCGATCACATCGGCGGCAACGCGGCGCTGATCGCGGCGCTCGACGTCGAGCTCATCACGCACGCCGACGAGGCGTTCGGGCTCGCGCGGGCGGACGGCGCGGCCATGGCCTTCGGGATGCCGTCGCCGAAATCGCCCGAGGCGTCGCGCTTCGTGAAAGAGGGCGACGTGTTGGAGATCGGCGGGCTGCGCGCGCGGATCGTGGAGCTGCGCGGGCACAGCCCGTGCGGGATCGGTCTTGTCTTCGACGAACAGAAATGCGCGATCGTGGGTGACGCGCTCTTTGCCGGGTCAGTCGGGCGGACCGATCTGCCGGGCGGAAACGGGCCGCAACTGCTCGCGGATATCCGCGAAAAGCTGCTCACGCTGCCCGACGAAACGCTCGTGTGCCCCGGACACGGGCCGACCACGACGATCGGACGCGAGAAGAGGTACAATCCATTCTTTTGA
- a CDS encoding slipin family protein has product MEIFGGIGILVAFVLVFILSGLRILNEYERGVIFRLGRVGPLKGAGLKWIIPMIDRMVKVGTRIITMDVPPQDVITHDNVTIKVNAVFYFRVVNPLKAILEVENYIYATSQLAQTTLRSVLGEVELDDLLAHREKVNAKLQKIIDERTDPWGVKVTAVEVKHIDLPVEMQRAMAKQAEAERERRAKVIAAEGEFQASEKLAQAANVLDREPAALTLRYLQTLREVATEKNSTTLFPLPIDLFRPFLEKHLGGKKD; this is encoded by the coding sequence ATGGAGATTTTCGGCGGGATCGGGATTCTGGTCGCATTCGTTCTGGTGTTTATTCTTTCGGGATTGCGGATCCTCAACGAGTACGAGCGCGGCGTGATTTTCCGCCTCGGGCGGGTCGGCCCGCTCAAGGGCGCGGGCCTCAAGTGGATCATTCCGATGATCGACCGCATGGTCAAAGTCGGCACGCGCATCATCACGATGGACGTTCCGCCGCAGGACGTCATCACGCACGACAACGTCACCATCAAGGTGAATGCCGTGTTCTATTTTCGCGTCGTCAATCCGCTGAAGGCGATTCTCGAGGTGGAGAACTACATTTATGCCACCAGCCAGTTGGCGCAGACCACACTGCGCAGCGTGCTCGGCGAGGTGGAACTCGACGACCTGCTCGCCCACCGCGAAAAGGTCAACGCCAAGCTCCAGAAAATCATCGACGAGCGCACCGACCCCTGGGGTGTGAAGGTCACGGCGGTCGAGGTGAAGCACATCGATCTGCCCGTCGAGATGCAGCGGGCCATGGCCAAGCAGGCCGAGGCCGAGCGTGAACGCCGCGCCAAGGTCATCGCCGCGGAGGGAGAGTTCCAGGCGTCCGAGAAGCTCGCGCAGGCGGCGAATGTGCTCGATCGCGAGCCCGCCGCGCTCACGCTGCGTTACCTGCAAACGCTGCGCGAGGTGGCGACGGAGAAAAACTCGACGACGCTCTTCCCCCTTCCGATCGACCTGTTTCGCCCGTTCCTGGAGAAGCACCTCGGCGGAAAGAAAGACTGA